From the Oncorhynchus nerka isolate Pitt River linkage group LG20, Oner_Uvic_2.0, whole genome shotgun sequence genome, one window contains:
- the LOC115102419 gene encoding CD63 antigen-like: MGVEGRMKCVKYLLFFFNFIFWLCGLALVVLGVLVQVALHSTVVINNVSASSAPLVLIVVGVIVFFIAFFGCCGAWKESYCMVTMFSILLGLIIITEIGAAIAGYVFRGKLTVIVHDGLNDMVTKYSNGTAEFKKALDNLQVDLKCCGVTNATDWKGKFGPVPDSVPDSCCINVAADCGQGAMGDALKIHQTGCETVVEKLLKKNIMWVIVAALVIAFLQIMGIIFACMLMGGIRSGYEVM; the protein is encoded by the exons ATGGGTGTCGAGGGAAGAATGAAATGTGTGAAGTACCTACTCTTCTTTTTCAACTTCATCTTCTGG CTGTGTGGTCTGGCTCTGGTAGTGCTGGGAGTTTTGGTTCAGGTGGCTCTCCACAGCACCGTAGTGATCAATAATGTCTCAGCCTCATCAGCCCCCTTGGTCCTCATCGTGGTGGGGGTCATCGTCTTTTTCATCGCCTTCTTTGGCTGCTGTGGTGCCTGGAAGGAGAGCTACTGCATGGTCACCATG TTTTCTATCCTTCTGGGTCTGATCATTATCACTGAGATTGGTGCTGCCATCGCTGGATATGTCTTCAGAGGCAAA CTGACAGTCATTGTCCATGATGGTCTCAATGACATGGTCACCAAGTACAGCAATGGCACCGCTGAATTCAAGAAGGCCCTGGACAACCTGCAAGTTGAC CTGAAATGTTGTGGCGTGACCAACGCCACTGACTGGAAAGGCAAGTTCGGGCCTGTTCCAGACTCTGTTCCAGACTCCTGTTGCATCAATGTCGCCGCTGACTGTGGTCAGGGGGCCATGGGGGATGCACTCAAGATACACCAGACG GGGTGTGAAACTGTTGTAGAGAAGCTGTTGAAGAAGAACATCATGTGGGTCATTGTAGCAGCACTGGTGATTGCTTTCCTGCAG ATCATGGGCATCATATTCGCCTGCATGTTGATGGGGGGCATTCGCAGTGGCTATGAAGTCATGTGA